Proteins from a genomic interval of Kitasatospora kifunensis:
- the eccB gene encoding type VII secretion protein EccB, translating into MASRRDELNAYTFARKRMVGAFLQPAGGGNDEDAPRPIRAVVPSLVVAVVAVAGFGLWGLLKPTAPLGWDSGKNVILGKDSTTRYVVLTSADGSKMLHPVLNMSSAKLVLPADSGVVIVADSAIDNYKAHGPTIGIPYAPDKLPSAADAGVAKKWSVCDRPGSDDSHPNQGVFVTAGADAATLERPDRLLNAGQSLYVQAVQKNGVPGTQYLVDSLGRTHVIGAPGMSAGDVRALQIALFGNQAKPEQVSDEWLGTLAQGSAITFPQVPGMTAAKTHSSVQLSDPKQNYVGRLVSSQGTYYVVGTDRLYQVTAFEAELIRQAPITAYAYDQGNPTITEITPADNARYGRDPDTSGSMAPVSDWPTSKPAVPVNGGDPSTAHPVICSTLEGMNGNGIQRSVWAGTEFPAAFVPGSASAYVSPGHGLFYRAVDSSLQGSGSDYLITETGLRYFVPAGNDGPATGATPTPAPSASPQSDSQPQVNEAQARLGYKDTAPVPVPKAWSDLIPAGPALNTKAALQEQTS; encoded by the coding sequence ATGGCATCACGCAGGGACGAGTTGAACGCCTACACATTCGCGCGCAAGCGCATGGTGGGCGCCTTCCTGCAGCCGGCCGGTGGCGGTAACGACGAGGACGCGCCGCGCCCGATCCGCGCGGTGGTCCCCTCGCTGGTGGTGGCCGTGGTGGCGGTGGCCGGGTTCGGCCTCTGGGGTCTGCTCAAGCCGACCGCCCCGCTGGGCTGGGACAGCGGCAAGAACGTCATCCTGGGCAAGGACTCGACGACCCGGTACGTGGTGTTGACCAGCGCCGACGGCAGCAAGATGCTGCACCCGGTGCTCAACATGTCCTCGGCGAAGCTGGTGCTGCCGGCGGACTCCGGCGTGGTCATCGTCGCCGACTCGGCGATCGACAACTACAAGGCGCACGGCCCCACGATCGGCATTCCGTACGCCCCCGACAAGCTTCCGAGCGCCGCCGACGCCGGCGTGGCCAAGAAGTGGTCGGTCTGCGACCGGCCCGGGTCCGACGACTCCCACCCCAACCAGGGCGTCTTCGTGACCGCGGGGGCGGACGCGGCCACCCTGGAGCGGCCCGACCGGCTGCTGAACGCCGGGCAGTCGCTCTACGTCCAGGCGGTGCAGAAGAACGGCGTGCCCGGCACCCAGTACCTGGTGGACTCGCTGGGTCGAACCCACGTCATCGGCGCCCCCGGGATGTCCGCCGGCGACGTGCGGGCGCTGCAGATCGCGCTCTTCGGCAACCAGGCCAAGCCGGAGCAGGTCAGTGACGAGTGGCTGGGCACCCTGGCCCAGGGCAGCGCGATCACGTTCCCGCAGGTGCCGGGGATGACCGCCGCCAAGACCCACTCCAGCGTGCAGCTCTCCGACCCCAAGCAGAACTACGTCGGACGCCTGGTCAGCTCCCAGGGCACCTACTACGTGGTCGGCACCGACCGCCTCTACCAGGTGACGGCCTTCGAGGCGGAGTTGATCCGGCAGGCCCCGATCACCGCCTACGCCTACGACCAGGGCAATCCGACCATCACCGAGATCACCCCGGCCGACAACGCCCGCTACGGTCGCGACCCCGACACCTCGGGGTCGATGGCCCCGGTGAGCGACTGGCCGACCAGCAAGCCGGCCGTGCCGGTCAACGGCGGTGACCCGAGCACCGCGCACCCGGTGATCTGCTCGACCCTGGAAGGGATGAACGGCAACGGCATCCAGCGCAGCGTGTGGGCCGGCACCGAGTTTCCCGCAGCCTTCGTCCCCGGCTCGGCCAGCGCCTACGTCAGCCCGGGGCACGGGCTCTTCTACCGCGCGGTGGACAGCTCCCTCCAGGGATCGGGCAGCGACTACCTGATCACCGAGACCGGGCTGCGCTACTTCGTGCCGGCCGGCAACGACGGCCCGGCCACCGGCGCGACGCCCACGCCGGCGCCTTCCGCGAGCCCGCAGTCCGACAGCCAGCCGCAGGTCAACGAGGCTCAGGCCAGGCTGGGTTACAAGGACACGGCGCCGGTGCCGGTGCCCAAGGCCTGGTCGGACCTGATCCCCGCGGGCCCGGCGCTGAACACCAAGGCGGCCCTGCAGGAGCAGACCTCCTGA
- the eccE gene encoding type VII secretion protein EccE: MPSQTAQGRRRAARGRGAGPSGPTPQRPTGVEEQVGGPAPVPVRVHPRPGLLGGRLRLQQLVLIEVALALVAVGWTINRATAGAFAVPAVLLLVLAVVPVRGRSLPEALRIRSAQRTRRREAPSLLPLPGSDPGLAPALELEPALRTYTHATETDVGAGRPVRRETGMIGDGTFLTSVLLVQAKDQPLRPMRTALPLPLDLVCSALRVDDIALESVQVLQHTQPAPAPHLPEQALATRAYQQLPDGASTPALRLTWVALKLDPERAATAVLARGGGEEGARKALQRVTDQLAGRLNGAGFTATALDERELIGALSIATCANPLATAGRQGTGSGAGGGTRRTQESSRFWRVDDRFHTTFWISKWPQLSRSPGAGGGVLTPELVNLATGTPALASAFSLTARAGTGDSVAISGHVRVVARSEGDVTQFGRLLEQRAQSVGLGLSRLDQEQVPGLLATLPLGGCA, from the coding sequence ATGCCAAGCCAGACCGCGCAAGGGCGACGCAGGGCGGCACGGGGCAGGGGGGCGGGCCCGAGCGGACCGACTCCCCAGCGGCCCACCGGAGTCGAGGAGCAGGTCGGCGGCCCGGCCCCGGTCCCGGTGCGGGTGCACCCGCGCCCCGGCCTGCTCGGCGGCCGGCTGCGATTGCAGCAACTGGTGCTGATCGAGGTCGCCTTGGCGCTGGTCGCGGTCGGCTGGACGATCAACCGCGCGACGGCCGGCGCCTTCGCGGTACCGGCTGTGCTGCTGCTGGTTCTCGCGGTGGTACCGGTGCGCGGGCGCAGCCTGCCCGAGGCGTTGCGGATCCGCTCGGCCCAGCGCACCCGCCGCCGCGAGGCGCCGAGCCTGCTGCCGCTGCCGGGCAGCGACCCCGGCCTGGCCCCCGCGCTGGAACTGGAGCCCGCGCTGCGCACCTACACCCACGCCACCGAGACCGATGTCGGCGCCGGGCGCCCGGTCCGCCGCGAGACCGGCATGATCGGCGACGGCACCTTCCTCACCTCGGTGCTGCTGGTCCAGGCCAAGGACCAGCCGCTGCGCCCGATGCGCACCGCGCTACCGCTGCCGCTGGACCTCGTCTGCTCGGCGCTGCGGGTGGACGACATCGCGCTGGAGTCGGTGCAGGTGCTCCAGCACACCCAGCCCGCCCCGGCCCCCCACCTGCCCGAGCAGGCCCTGGCGACCCGCGCCTACCAGCAGCTGCCGGACGGGGCCAGCACGCCCGCGCTGCGCCTGACCTGGGTGGCCCTCAAGCTCGACCCGGAGCGTGCGGCGACCGCCGTGCTGGCCCGCGGCGGTGGCGAGGAGGGTGCCCGCAAGGCGCTGCAGCGGGTCACCGACCAGCTGGCCGGACGACTCAACGGGGCCGGCTTCACCGCGACCGCGCTGGACGAGCGCGAGTTGATCGGCGCCCTGTCCATCGCCACCTGCGCCAACCCGCTGGCCACCGCAGGCCGCCAGGGCACCGGCAGCGGCGCCGGTGGCGGCACCCGCCGCACCCAGGAGAGCAGCCGGTTCTGGCGGGTCGACGACCGCTTCCACACCACGTTCTGGATCTCCAAGTGGCCCCAGCTCAGCCGCTCGCCGGGTGCGGGTGGCGGGGTCCTGACCCCGGAGCTGGTCAACCTGGCCACCGGCACGCCCGCGCTGGCCAGCGCGTTCAGCCTGACCGCCCGGGCCGGCACCGGCGACTCGGTGGCGATCAGCGGCCACGTCCGGGTGGTGGCCCGCAGCGAGGGCGACGTCACCCAGTTCGGCCGGCTGCTGGAGCAGCGCGCGCAGAGCGTGGGCCTGGGCCTGTCCCGGCTGGACCAGGAGCAGGTGCCCGGCCTGCTCGCCACCCTGCCCCTGGGGGGATGTGCCTGA
- a CDS encoding nucleotide-binding protein codes for MSSDRDGVYVGDNAAAAEDDDDWSDAPDYTPPSWYTQGEASSTTPDPAPAPAPAPAPAPQLSTPTPIPAQAQPAQGGPTEQAAPVAAAEPAAQAPAPAPDPAPLPVPAPAPVPVPETAPIAAEPAPLPQPVPPAVPGAPTGYPAPDAPAWPGAEQQAYQAGPPQQPAQAYPASAYPTSAYPPHLQQGQPMPPAAPGTGSPWAQPPTTAQQGLPQHGAPQAGPVDPRQGGWPQAGPVQPGPAQPGPAAGQQPYPTPMAYPHQQAVPQAPAAFQQPGGQQPTAHGAPLGYTAAVELSSDRLLRNQPKQQRQAPRLKFGGKAAQAERERKLGIIRTPVLSCYRIAVISLKGGVGKTTTTTSLGATLASERQDKVIAIDANPDAGTLGRRIKRQTGATIRDLVTAIPHLRSYMDIRQFTSQDLNSGLEILANDVDPAVSTTFNDSDYRQVIDVLGRQYPIILTDSGTGLLYSAMRGVLDLADQLIIVATPSVDGASSASTTLDWLSAHGYADLVQRSITVVSGVRETSKMIRIEDIVAHFQTRCRGVVVVPFDESLAAGAEVNLDMMRPKVREAYFELATLVGEDIVRAQQAAASGGWQQQAPQGPVPSQPWPGQPGPGQPQPYGAPGPESGQPWGAPQGGAPGGGQPWAPQPGQQGYGYPQQGAQQAAQPQGYGYPPAPGPVNPAQQPVPADWPQAAPPPGPADPAQQPQQPGYGYPPPPPQQ; via the coding sequence GTGAGCAGCGATCGGGACGGCGTCTACGTCGGCGACAACGCGGCGGCGGCGGAGGACGACGACGACTGGTCCGACGCCCCCGACTACACTCCCCCGTCCTGGTACACCCAGGGCGAGGCCTCGTCGACAACGCCTGACCCGGCACCCGCCCCTGCCCCGGCGCCCGCGCCCGCACCGCAGTTGAGCACGCCCACGCCGATTCCCGCGCAGGCGCAGCCCGCGCAGGGCGGGCCCACCGAGCAGGCCGCGCCGGTGGCCGCCGCCGAACCGGCCGCCCAGGCGCCCGCACCGGCCCCCGATCCCGCGCCGCTCCCCGTGCCCGCTCCGGCGCCCGTGCCCGTGCCCGAGACGGCGCCGATCGCCGCCGAACCGGCTCCGCTCCCCCAGCCCGTGCCACCGGCCGTACCCGGTGCCCCCACCGGGTACCCGGCCCCTGACGCGCCCGCCTGGCCCGGCGCCGAGCAGCAGGCGTACCAGGCCGGCCCGCCGCAGCAGCCGGCGCAGGCGTATCCCGCCAGTGCCTACCCCACCAGCGCGTACCCGCCGCACCTGCAGCAGGGCCAGCCCATGCCGCCCGCTGCCCCGGGTACCGGTTCCCCGTGGGCCCAGCCGCCCACCACCGCCCAGCAGGGCCTCCCGCAGCACGGCGCCCCGCAGGCGGGTCCGGTCGACCCGCGCCAGGGCGGCTGGCCGCAGGCCGGACCGGTGCAGCCGGGCCCGGCCCAGCCCGGGCCCGCCGCCGGCCAGCAGCCCTACCCCACGCCGATGGCCTACCCGCACCAGCAGGCCGTACCGCAGGCCCCCGCCGCCTTCCAGCAGCCCGGCGGCCAGCAGCCGACCGCGCACGGCGCCCCGCTCGGCTACACCGCGGCCGTGGAGCTCTCCTCCGACCGGCTGCTGCGCAACCAGCCCAAGCAGCAACGCCAGGCGCCGCGGCTGAAGTTCGGCGGCAAGGCCGCGCAGGCCGAGCGCGAGCGCAAGCTGGGCATCATCCGCACCCCGGTGCTCAGCTGCTACCGGATCGCCGTGATCAGCCTCAAGGGCGGTGTCGGCAAGACCACGACCACCACCTCGCTCGGGGCCACGCTGGCCAGTGAGCGCCAGGACAAGGTGATCGCTATCGACGCCAACCCGGACGCCGGCACCCTGGGCCGCCGGATCAAGCGGCAGACCGGCGCGACCATCCGCGACCTGGTGACGGCCATCCCGCACCTGCGCAGCTACATGGACATCCGCCAGTTCACCTCGCAGGACCTCAACAGCGGTCTGGAGATCCTGGCGAACGACGTCGACCCGGCGGTCTCCACCACCTTCAACGACTCCGACTACCGCCAGGTGATCGACGTGCTGGGCCGCCAGTACCCGATCATCCTGACCGACTCCGGCACCGGCCTGCTCTACAGCGCGATGCGCGGGGTGCTCGACCTGGCCGACCAGCTGATCATCGTCGCCACCCCGAGCGTGGACGGTGCCAGCAGCGCCAGCACCACGCTCGACTGGCTCTCCGCGCACGGCTACGCCGACCTGGTCCAGCGCAGCATCACGGTGGTCTCCGGGGTCCGCGAGACCAGCAAGATGATCCGGATCGAGGACATCGTCGCGCACTTCCAGACCCGCTGCCGCGGCGTCGTGGTGGTGCCGTTCGACGAGAGCCTGGCAGCCGGCGCCGAGGTCAACCTGGACATGATGCGGCCCAAGGTCCGCGAGGCCTACTTCGAGCTGGCCACCCTGGTCGGCGAGGACATCGTCCGGGCCCAGCAGGCCGCGGCGAGCGGCGGCTGGCAGCAGCAGGCGCCGCAGGGGCCGGTGCCGTCGCAGCCGTGGCCCGGCCAGCCAGGACCGGGCCAGCCGCAGCCGTACGGCGCGCCCGGGCCGGAGAGCGGCCAGCCCTGGGGCGCGCCGCAGGGCGGTGCGCCGGGCGGCGGGCAGCCCTGGGCGCCGCAGCCGGGCCAGCAGGGGTACGGCTACCCGCAGCAGGGCGCCCAGCAGGCGGCGCAGCCGCAGGGCTACGGCTACCCGCCGGCGCCCGGGCCGGTCAACCCCGCGCAGCAGCCGGTCCCGGCGGACTGGCCCCAGGCCGCGCCGCCGCCCGGCCCGGCCGACCCCGCACAGCAGCCGCAGCAGCCCGGCTACGGCTACCCGCCGCCCCCGCCCCAGCAGTGA
- a CDS encoding bifunctional riboflavin kinase/FAD synthetase has product MQRWRGLEEIPGDWGRSVVTIGSFDGVHLGHQLIINRAVARARELGARAVVVTFDPHPSEVVRPGSHPPLLAPHPRRAELMATLGVDAVLVLPFTAEFSKESPQAFVQQVLVDALHARLVIEGPNFRFGHKAAGNVALLTELGRAADFEVEVVDLQVRGAAGGGEPFSSTLARRLVAAGEMDAAAEVLGRPHRVEGIVVRGAQRGRDLGFPTANVDVVPHSAVPADGVYAGWLTANGEKMPAAISVGTNPTFDGTQRTVEAYAIDRVGLDLYGLHVAVDFLAFLRGMEKFETIEALLDRMAADVKQARELTATD; this is encoded by the coding sequence GTGCAGCGCTGGCGTGGCCTGGAGGAGATTCCCGGCGACTGGGGACGCAGCGTCGTCACCATCGGTTCCTTCGACGGGGTGCACCTGGGGCACCAGCTGATCATCAACCGGGCGGTTGCCCGGGCGCGTGAGCTGGGTGCCAGGGCCGTCGTGGTGACCTTCGACCCGCACCCCAGTGAGGTGGTGCGCCCCGGCAGCCACCCGCCGCTGCTGGCCCCGCACCCGCGTCGGGCCGAGCTGATGGCCACGCTGGGTGTGGACGCGGTGCTGGTGCTGCCGTTCACCGCGGAGTTCTCCAAGGAGTCGCCGCAGGCCTTCGTCCAGCAGGTGCTGGTGGACGCGCTGCACGCGCGGCTGGTGATCGAGGGGCCGAACTTCCGCTTCGGCCACAAGGCGGCGGGCAACGTCGCGCTGCTGACCGAGTTGGGCCGGGCGGCCGACTTCGAGGTCGAGGTGGTCGACCTTCAGGTGCGTGGCGCGGCCGGCGGCGGGGAGCCGTTCTCCTCCACGCTGGCGCGCCGACTGGTGGCGGCCGGCGAGATGGACGCGGCGGCCGAGGTGCTCGGACGCCCGCACCGGGTCGAGGGAATCGTGGTGCGCGGCGCGCAGCGCGGGCGCGACCTGGGCTTCCCGACCGCCAACGTGGACGTGGTGCCGCACAGCGCCGTCCCGGCCGACGGGGTGTACGCGGGCTGGCTGACGGCCAACGGGGAGAAGATGCCGGCCGCCATCTCGGTGGGCACCAACCCCACCTTCGACGGCACCCAGCGCACCGTCGAGGCCTATGCGATCGACCGGGTCGGCCTGGACCTCTACGGGCTGCACGTGGCCGTCGACTTCCTCGCCTTCCTGCGCGGGATGGAGAAGTTCGAGACCATCGAGGCACTGCTCGACCGGATGGCCGCCGACGTCAAGCAGGCCAGGGAGCTGACCGCGACGGACTAA
- a CDS encoding serine protease: MAGGLQGGGPADPDGALVAISAGAGHPLGYGFRVDALGTVLTADEVVAGQPDGAGLRVRTASGQWHEVAAAALTRCPELGLAWLTVDQAGGAAAGRPLPVTEAIPEAIPQAAGEAASEAISEAEPLVGTGAEGESAAEQGPLRLRRGQHVLVPGEPAAVGMVRGTGAALTAGPGAARLLSGVLLLELPPESVPAPGLPVLDPVTRVVVGLLAPGLRGLPAGLTGAIALGTARSLGPAALVELLARNAVAAPAYGRSLNLGGVLGLTSRQLMAASAGSGRIGDLAADRVERSDGLAGEEPAAALTVLVGEPGSGRSTELAALVVRRSQGVRPLPTLWLRGADLWAADRCLRAPLGRALAQLTEPAGPLAAGRAGRPQPPERSPQWAPEAAGGAAVDEAAVARVCAAGGRPLLVVLDGPEEAPGVLGASWWTATVQWLLAARVRLLVACRPESWERYAPQVEAAFAGDGGPEGGGAERARLHRLSPLSGSALVEAARRHELAVDQVHPTQQAVSPLLLRLAGELRAAGVDPAASASELYQGWLDLRCLRIAEQLAREADRPASHRKGSAVRAPDPVPAPGRVRRLAATVAGRVHEAARRMLGAGQGGLEWSAFDELFPSSGGWARAVLTDGLFVPAGDGYRLAHEQVADWLQGLHLDLDAALHLLLADGDGSGPRRPVPRHRVGAVEAALQILGQSRGASELDPWLQRLWRALTAPATAASSAAASTAVKEAVELDQERSWWAARLLACGLRASPEPTAHQELLQQLAERIVHAATDAGGFAALRQGPLAGAAHPLPVGAPIGPELARFGPEFWDALALPAESRWALLRSLSRADGPEQGFLSSAAGWLAASGAAVFPLLCRWFEDGRGLAARPGTTVADLAHDLLYAHRALAVDELTEALVAAAHPGADALLTVLAVEEPSALCRAVDRWSHDPRPERHVAAAVHALRTAPYATGAGLELLRYTALTLLAREAEPGLHGAALALLVRDPASRARYLPGALRAYAADDPFVGPTVLAVALATDTTAVLDAFEARLALPGGGAAAVLRVLADAAPGGGAVAPGALPDPATRLAGRLLRAWPERAELVAEYLNRRLVLGTAARGDLTALLGAPPGERPAAVRRAFALVLATPGPPTPPSQPSEGAVGDAPVADNQPDAPACGEALRGEFLDRLLVTERDPAVLAPALERLANSTARHDPQRARAMVRRIADAWAQGAGGPERWDALLVRCAGRAADFAQLLAEWPADSHPPTGGALLARMRVLLAQGRDPQYAAAEAERTAVRPVIAALPRAAGVPVPERGAAHGTL, translated from the coding sequence ATGGCGGGTGGTCTGCAGGGCGGCGGGCCGGCGGACCCGGACGGGGCGTTGGTCGCGATCAGCGCGGGGGCCGGGCACCCGCTCGGCTACGGATTCCGGGTCGACGCGCTCGGCACGGTACTCACCGCGGACGAGGTGGTGGCCGGGCAGCCGGACGGCGCGGGTCTGCGGGTCCGGACGGCGAGCGGGCAGTGGCACGAGGTCGCGGCGGCCGCGCTGACGCGCTGTCCCGAGCTGGGCCTGGCCTGGTTGACGGTGGATCAGGCCGGTGGGGCCGCCGCGGGCCGGCCGCTGCCGGTGACCGAGGCGATCCCGGAGGCAATCCCGCAGGCCGCCGGTGAGGCCGCCTCCGAGGCCATCTCCGAGGCCGAGCCGCTGGTCGGGACGGGGGCCGAGGGCGAATCGGCCGCCGAGCAGGGGCCGCTTCGACTACGGCGGGGGCAGCACGTCCTCGTCCCGGGGGAGCCCGCCGCGGTGGGCATGGTGCGGGGGACCGGTGCCGCACTGACCGCGGGCCCTGGGGCGGCCCGGCTGCTGTCCGGGGTGCTGCTGCTCGAACTGCCGCCGGAATCCGTACCGGCACCGGGTCTGCCCGTGCTCGACCCCGTCACCCGGGTGGTGGTCGGCCTGCTGGCACCGGGCCTGCGCGGGCTGCCGGCCGGGCTGACCGGCGCGATCGCCCTGGGCACCGCTCGCTCGCTGGGCCCGGCGGCGCTGGTCGAGCTGCTGGCCCGCAACGCGGTGGCCGCCCCCGCATACGGCCGTTCGCTCAACCTGGGCGGAGTGCTCGGGCTGACGTCACGTCAACTGATGGCCGCATCCGCCGGGTCGGGGCGGATCGGGGATCTGGCGGCGGACCGGGTGGAGCGCTCGGACGGCCTGGCCGGCGAGGAGCCGGCGGCGGCGCTGACCGTCCTGGTCGGCGAGCCCGGCAGCGGCCGGAGCACCGAGCTGGCCGCGCTCGTGGTCCGCCGCTCGCAGGGGGTGCGGCCACTGCCCACCCTCTGGCTGCGCGGCGCCGACCTCTGGGCCGCCGACCGCTGCCTGCGAGCGCCGCTGGGTCGGGCCCTGGCCCAGCTCACAGAGCCTGCGGGGCCGCTCGCAGCGGGCCGGGCCGGGCGACCGCAGCCGCCGGAACGGTCACCGCAGTGGGCGCCCGAGGCAGCCGGTGGGGCAGCGGTCGACGAGGCGGCGGTGGCCCGGGTCTGTGCGGCCGGTGGACGCCCACTGCTGGTGGTGCTGGACGGGCCCGAGGAGGCGCCGGGCGTGCTCGGTGCCTCCTGGTGGACCGCCACGGTCCAGTGGCTGCTGGCCGCCCGGGTGCGGCTGCTGGTGGCCTGCCGCCCGGAGAGCTGGGAGCGGTACGCGCCGCAGGTCGAGGCCGCGTTCGCGGGCGACGGCGGGCCTGAGGGCGGCGGTGCCGAGCGGGCCCGGCTGCACCGGCTGAGTCCACTCAGTGGATCGGCCCTGGTGGAGGCCGCTCGCCGCCATGAACTGGCGGTTGATCAAGTCCACCCGACCCAACAGGCGGTGAGTCCGCTGCTGTTGCGGCTGGCGGGTGAGCTGCGAGCGGCGGGGGTGGATCCGGCAGCGAGCGCGAGCGAGCTCTATCAGGGCTGGCTCGACCTGCGCTGCCTGCGGATCGCCGAGCAGCTGGCCCGCGAGGCGGATCGGCCCGCCTCGCACCGCAAGGGGAGCGCGGTGCGGGCGCCGGACCCGGTCCCCGCGCCGGGTCGGGTTCGCCGACTGGCGGCGACGGTGGCCGGACGGGTGCACGAGGCGGCCCGCCGGATGCTCGGCGCGGGGCAGGGCGGGCTGGAGTGGTCGGCGTTCGATGAGCTGTTCCCGAGCAGCGGCGGCTGGGCGCGCGCGGTACTGACGGACGGGCTCTTCGTACCGGCGGGTGACGGTTACCGGCTGGCGCACGAGCAGGTGGCGGACTGGTTGCAGGGCCTGCACCTGGACCTGGACGCCGCGCTGCACCTGCTGCTGGCCGATGGTGACGGGTCCGGACCGCGACGCCCGGTGCCCCGGCACCGGGTCGGCGCCGTGGAGGCGGCGCTGCAGATCCTCGGACAGAGCCGTGGGGCGTCGGAGTTGGACCCCTGGCTGCAGCGGCTCTGGCGAGCGCTGACGGCCCCTGCCACGGCCGCCTCGTCCGCCGCCGCGAGCACCGCTGTGAAGGAGGCCGTGGAGCTCGACCAGGAGCGGTCCTGGTGGGCGGCCCGTCTGCTGGCCTGCGGGCTGCGCGCGAGCCCGGAGCCGACGGCGCATCAGGAGCTGCTCCAGCAGCTGGCCGAGCGGATCGTGCACGCCGCCACCGACGCGGGCGGTTTCGCGGCGCTGCGCCAGGGGCCGCTGGCCGGTGCGGCGCACCCGCTCCCGGTCGGCGCACCCATCGGCCCGGAACTGGCCCGGTTCGGACCGGAGTTCTGGGACGCCCTCGCCCTGCCAGCCGAGTCCCGCTGGGCGCTGCTGCGCTCGCTCAGCCGGGCGGACGGACCCGAACAGGGCTTCCTCAGCTCGGCCGCCGGCTGGCTCGCGGCCTCGGGCGCGGCGGTCTTCCCGCTGCTCTGCCGCTGGTTCGAGGACGGTCGCGGCCTGGCCGCCCGCCCCGGCACGACCGTCGCCGACCTCGCCCACGACCTGCTCTACGCCCACCGCGCGCTGGCCGTGGACGAGTTGACCGAGGCCCTGGTGGCGGCCGCGCACCCGGGCGCCGACGCGCTGCTGACCGTGCTCGCGGTCGAGGAGCCCTCGGCGCTCTGTCGTGCCGTCGACCGCTGGAGCCACGACCCGCGGCCCGAGCGCCATGTGGCCGCCGCCGTGCACGCCCTGCGCACCGCGCCCTACGCCACCGGGGCCGGACTGGAGCTGCTGCGCTACACCGCGCTGACCCTGCTCGCCCGGGAGGCCGAGCCGGGCCTGCACGGCGCCGCGCTCGCGCTGCTGGTCCGTGATCCGGCCAGTCGCGCCCGATACCTGCCAGGCGCGCTGCGCGCGTACGCGGCCGACGACCCGTTCGTCGGCCCGACGGTTCTCGCGGTGGCGCTGGCCACGGACACGACCGCCGTGCTCGATGCGTTCGAGGCGCGGCTGGCGCTGCCAGGTGGTGGCGCGGCGGCGGTACTGCGGGTGCTCGCGGACGCCGCGCCCGGGGGCGGCGCGGTGGCCCCCGGCGCGCTGCCCGATCCGGCCACCCGGCTGGCCGGTCGGCTGCTGCGGGCCTGGCCCGAACGGGCCGAGCTGGTGGCCGAGTACCTGAACCGGCGCCTGGTCCTCGGGACGGCCGCCCGGGGCGACCTGACCGCGCTGCTGGGGGCGCCGCCGGGGGAGCGTCCGGCGGCGGTCCGTCGGGCCTTCGCGCTGGTCCTGGCCACGCCGGGACCTCCGACGCCGCCAAGTCAGCCGAGCGAGGGCGCCGTCGGGGATGCCCCGGTCGCCGACAACCAGCCGGACGCCCCGGCCTGCGGCGAGGCGCTGCGCGGCGAGTTCCTGGACCGGCTGCTGGTCACCGAGCGGGATCCCGCCGTGCTCGCCCCCGCCCTGGAGCGGCTGGCCAACAGCACCGCCCGCCACGACCCGCAGCGGGCCCGGGCGATGGTGCGCCGGATCGCCGACGCCTGGGCGCAGGGTGCGGGCGGCCCGGAGCGCTGGGACGCGCTGCTGGTGCGTTGCGCGGGCCGAGCCGCCGACTTCGCCCAGCTGCTCGCCGAGTGGCCCGCCGACTCCCACCCACCCACCGGCGGGGCGCTGCTGGCCCGGATGCGCGTGCTGCTCGCGCAGGGCCGCGATCCCCAGTACGCGGCGGCGGAGGCCGAACGTACGGCCGTGCGCCCTGTCATCGCCGCGCTGCCGCGCGCAGCGGGCGTTCCGGTGCCGGAGCGCGGAGCGGCGCATGGCACGCTATAG
- the truB gene encoding tRNA pseudouridine(55) synthase TruB produces the protein MKRKGTGPDGLVIVDKPEGITSHGVVARMRRLAGTRKVGHAGTLDPMATGVLVIGVERATRLLGHLMLTAKTYEATIRLGQTTITDDREGEVSASVSANAVARAAIDEQIAVLTGEIMQVPSKVSAIKIDGKRSYHRVREGEDFELPARPTTVHSFTVHELREAVAEDGTPVLDLDVTVECSSGTYIRALARDLGSALGVGGHLTALRRTRVGPYGVESAHTLEQLEEQLTVLPIGEAAAAAFPRWDVGEEEARLVSTGVRLPAPGLGVDGPIAVFGPGDQFLALVEEQRGQAKPVAVFVG, from the coding sequence ATGAAGCGCAAAGGCACCGGCCCCGACGGCCTGGTCATCGTGGACAAGCCCGAAGGCATCACCTCGCACGGCGTGGTCGCCCGGATGCGCCGGCTCGCCGGGACCCGGAAGGTCGGCCACGCCGGCACCCTGGACCCGATGGCCACCGGTGTGCTGGTGATCGGCGTCGAGCGGGCCACCCGGCTGCTCGGACACCTGATGCTCACCGCCAAGACCTACGAGGCGACGATCCGGCTCGGTCAGACCACCATCACCGACGACCGGGAGGGTGAGGTCAGCGCCTCGGTTTCGGCCAACGCGGTGGCCAGGGCGGCGATCGACGAGCAGATCGCGGTGCTGACCGGCGAGATCATGCAGGTGCCGTCCAAGGTCAGCGCGATCAAGATCGACGGCAAGCGCTCCTACCACCGGGTGCGCGAGGGCGAGGACTTCGAGCTGCCGGCCAGGCCGACCACGGTCCACTCCTTCACCGTCCACGAGCTGCGCGAGGCGGTGGCCGAGGACGGCACGCCGGTGCTCGACCTGGACGTCACCGTGGAGTGCTCCTCCGGCACGTACATCCGGGCGCTGGCCCGCGACCTGGGGAGCGCGCTGGGTGTGGGCGGCCACCTGACGGCGCTGCGTCGCACCAGGGTCGGGCCGTACGGCGTGGAGTCCGCGCACACCCTGGAGCAGTTGGAGGAGCAGCTCACGGTGCTGCCGATCGGCGAGGCCGCGGCCGCCGCCTTCCCGCGCTGGGACGTGGGCGAGGAGGAGGCGCGACTGGTGTCGACCGGCGTGCGGCTGCCCGCGCCGGGGCTCGGGGTGGACGGGCCGATCGCGGTCTTCGGGCCCGGTGACCAGTTCCTCGCGTTGGTCGAGGAGCAGCGTGGGCAGGCCAAGCCGGTGGCGGTCTTCGTCGGTTGA